CCAGTTCCTTATTCATGTAAAAGTTCAAAATAAAGCTTATTTATGACACTTAATGAGAGACCAGCATTGAAATGCTCCTCCATCTCAAGATGTTAATTAGAACATATCATATCTTTATCAGTGGATGAGATTGTCTGATCTGACTAATAATTCTGTTCCACCGAGACCATTGTggtattttaatgcataatgaccCTGATGGAAATTACAAGAAACTGGATGTACACTCACCATAATATGCTTTGAAACCAACATTAACACCAACATCTCCTGAAGGGTGTCCTTTATGACAGTATATTGAAACATGCCCCACTCAACACTTTCTTGCAGGGCAGGACACTCCATTGCGCGTGGCTATAAATCATATAGACAAACAATGTGGGAAACGGTAAGGTATGGTTTGTATGCACTCCACAATAAGCTTTAGGTCACCCTGAATCACAGACCTGCACATCCAGAGGAGTGGCTTCTTTGAAATCAAGTGGAACTGCACATATCATAATGCCCTTTATGCAAGGTAAAAGGCACAAACCTGGGTACAATACAGTCTTTACAAACCTAGttaaaaattcaaagacatagctgtgtgagTCTGGAAAATCGAtacgcaaagagatcttgcagcacctttgagactaactgaaagaagttggtagcatgagcttttttttCCTcatgtaggctcaagtctactaTCAATTTCtgcctttcagttagtctcaaaggtcctgcaagacccctttgcatgctGTTTCAAAATGTGCTAGATCTGTATCACAAACCTTGGGTTTTGTGCTGTTTCTCATTGCATAGTAGTATAGTTTTGTTTTCCTTGACAACTGCAGCCTCATCAAGGTGGGAGAAGATACAATCTGGTTGTAGCTGTTTCTGTCTTACAGGAGTATAAAGTGTCCCCCTTCCTTACTGTTCCTTTACTAAGCACCAACTAATTAATGTGTTTCAAGTTACATCAGTGATTTGTGAAAGCCAAGTATCAAGCTGTTTTCAAGCTGCTTTTCTGGGCTAAGTGTAAATCCCCTGAAGATCCAGCACACATATTGTCCCAAGTCTATAACTCaatatatattggggggggggggttctttaggccttacagctatatcttttcaagattttccattttttttaaagattagaaATTATTGTAATGTTAAAATCTTAATCCATGATGGAAGGACACAATCTGATGCAATCTGATGTAATAATTCCATCTCAAGAATTTCAGTGCATCTTTGATCATATGaatcctagatgttccagtgctTTTGAACTTCAGTCTGCCTAATAAAGCAAACACAGAAGGATCCAGTAAGGCCAGAACTAATAGTGAGGGTCACAGTCCTCTACTAAGCTATCAGTGATATAGCTGCATTGGAGAACGTTTTCATAGTAAATTTTTTCAGCAAATGTGTTCACTGTCCAAGCAACAACTTGAATTCCTTTAGATGACCACTGTTGCACATACTCCCTAAAGGAGACAAGAAAAAATGATGTGAGAAGATGACTACATTGTgactaaaataaaacacaaaggccccatacaggcaggccaaaataaagctgcttcgggtcactttggaggtatgctgtttaaattatgcatgcgtcctaagagtccggaagccattccaacgccacactctagtcctaaggcctggagtgtggctttggcctggcctctggattcttaggatgcatgcatcatttaaacagcatacctccaaagtaacccgaagcactAATGAAGGCTCAGAAAACCCAAGTGTGTGAGTTCACTGATGACCGCtttaagaactacagttacaggtaaaaaACTTGTCCTTTCCCTCAGAATGCCAGGCACTGGCACTATAATTGGGCACATTGTTTCTCTCCTAGAAACTTGAGGGACTGGCAGCTGATGCCTCAGGGATCAGCATTggtccatgggccacacttttGACTAGCACTGACTTAGAGGATATTAGAGGAACAATGAAACATTTATAGTACTTATAAACATGAAAAGGTATTTAAACACATCCTTGAGTAAAACAGCCACATACTTTTTACAATAGCTCAGTATAAATCCTATGATTGAAATACACTGTTTTGGTATCTCTGTAAAGACCCACTCTGAGGTATGGCTACACTCTTCTCCCAACCCTTTGAAAGTTGTATTATCTGAGGTCAAGGTTTCTACTTACTGTGAAACATAATTTTTCTGTATCAGAAAAACTGAAACTCCACATAATTGCCATAGAAAATTGTGCATGCTCCAGTCTAAAACAACATCCAATGCCATCATGAGATAGTGTTTCCAAAAGGATTCATAGCGAGGCTTCCCATCTCCAAAGTGACTAAAGCTCCATGGTCTGTGAGTTAGAGCAGTTATAACATTCCTATCAGCTTGTCTCATCTAAAAGACAAAGGAAATAAACTAGGATAAATAATACATCTTGTCTAAAACTCAGATGCTGTGTTGGAAATGACATTTGCGATTTCAATCTTGACtctaatatttattaaaatatttatatcccatccctgCCTAGGATGTCATATCATAAAATCAATTTGACTGgtttagaaaattaaaaaaggGATTGAAAGTGACTAAAAGTGACCAAAAGCATGTTAAACAATTTAACTAGTTATGCTTCCAAGCCCTAGGAAGCCTGACTGGTAACAAAATGACTCCAGCATTTAGCACCTTATCAGGTCTCATAAGAAGATCAGCTTTAGATTCAGAAGGACAAAGGCGTCAGGACACAAAGCAACCTGATCTAGAAAAtggcatggatgtggccactacaAGAACGGAGGCAACAAGAACTGAGTTCAtaaaggcaggttacaaaccgccaaaaaatacgtatggaatacgtattagggttaggaaggggcggtgcttccgcacccccctaaccctagtacgtattccatacgtacaacatggcggcgccccttccacatgggggctgccatgtttacgtatcagaggcatagcgtccagacgtgtcgcggtgctaATGACATTGCGAGTGTGCCAGCGGCGCCCTGCAACGTCATTagggtgccgcagaaagaagctccattttggaacttcttttttgctccgcaagggagccgcgcggtgtgactgcgacggctcccttacggagcaaatgacggcggcggcagaccgcctcaaagcggcggtctataacccgccatagttcaAGTGGTGAGCTGTACATCATGGGTAGGCTGATGCAACATACACTGGGGATGAAACTAGCCAGGTTTCAATAGTGCAAGTCATGGCTGGCATATGACTCCAAGAGGACTACCTATATAAGGGAGAGGGACAGAATCTCCATTGTTGGTTGTTGGCGGTTGGCAAAGCACTTTGATTGTCTGTATAGCACTGTGAGTATTCAAGACAGAGCTGTCTGATACTCTGTATACCTTCGTCTATACTTTGGAACAAGATTAAAACGCTCATTGAGTGACTCTCGCTGTCCTGCAATTCATTCTCCAAGAGAAGCAGCAGTCTGCGTGGGAGGATTTTTCCTGTGCAGCTTGGAGTCAAACTCTTCCCAGAGACCATCTGCTAGGCGTTTCTGCCTACATGCATCAActttgcatgtgtgtatattaGACTCCGCATGTCTGCATACCCAACAATCTAAGGCAGGGTTCTTAATCTGGGTGCCCGCATCCCCAGGGGGTGTGAGAGGGAATTTCAGGAGGTGAGACAAAGAGAAGCTCATGTGCTTGAGTAACGAGTGAGTTATGAGTCATCACCCTGCCAGATGACAGTGTGCTTTGAGAAGTGGTAGTAGGTGGTTCTGTGCACTGATGGGACATGTACAATGCTTAGAAATGAATCTGGTATTTCTGTATTGATGAAAAAGAAGATTCCAGACTTGCAAATTACCAATTGTTTTCTTCAGCAGCATGCTTTGACATAAAAAACATTGCCCTTAAATTTGAAGAAAATCTTTAATACTGAAGATCATCAACTGGATCAGGGGGCATGCTTTGAACCATCTCATCTTCAAACTAGTTTGTGAGAATCTGGGCAGTGAATATTCAGTTTTCTTTTCGTCTGTTGATTGTCATGAGGACAAGCTTTAATCTGAACCTCAGCAGGAAATCAAagggctgttacagacagccaaaataaagctgcttcgagtcacagtggaggtatggtgtttcaatgatgcatgtgtccttagagtccagaagtcgcaccaaagccacactccatccataaggaccagagcgtggctttggtgtggcttctggattcttaggacacatacatcattgaaacaccatacctccactgtgactcaaagcagctttattttggctgtctgtaacaggccaaaagtTCTTTTGGAGGAGCATGGATGTGATCTGGTTTCGGCATTGGAATCACAGCAAACCAGTCACTAAAATGCTGGTTTACATTGCTGACATTTTCACTCGTAAGAATGATCTGAATGTTTCTCTTCAAGGGAGAGAGATAAACATATTGAAGACTTGTGAATAGTTGAATGCCTTCAAATAAAAGTTACCTCTTTGGCACCGAAAAATGGAGAAAAGCAGTCTCCCAAATTTTCTAGTGTTAAAGTAACACCAGAAGTCACCTGGAAGTCATTACACGCTGAAGGCTAATTAAGTATAATATATTGCCCACCTTCCCCTGCATCCATATATGTAACAGATACTACTTATGTTCGTATGCAACACTGAAACTGTCCAAGTAAAAATCTTCACCAAATATTAAGTAATGATACAATTCCAAATGGAAACTTTACCTTATAGACAACATCTGGCATGAAAGAGCAGACGACACTAGTATTGTACAGCCGAGGATATTCCAGGTAAAGATGTTTTAGAGCTGTAACTGCCTGTCACAAAATAAGTTACATGAAAGATCTGTAAAGCACTGAAAAATGAATGTAAGTGTTAGAATGAAGATAGAAAGGAATATATACAGtttgcccttcccttacacgggggatccgttctggatcctccCGCGTAAAGGAAAAaacgcagatgctcaagccccattcaaatgaacgGGGCTCATGCCCGCAGCGGCGGCAGTATGCCGCAGGAGCGCACGCCATTGTTTCCTTCTCTTGCGCGCCTCCCTCACTTCTGTtgtggcttccagcgtatgctggaatccACGTAAAACGCACTTGCGtataatgtgggtgcactgtacctgCTTTACACTCCTTATTTTGATACACAGCTACTGCAAGCATTTgcaggacattatcacacaagctcTGCTCTTGCCACAGTCGCATCAGTGAATGAAATGGGGGCATTTGTTATTGATGACTGAAGCTATTTCTGCCATTGACATTCCCTTGCACTCTCTTCTGCACTCCCCTTTAATTTCACCTTACTCTCATAGGACCTATCCTGCATGCcttttgggtttttatttttaacacagttCAAGAGATAtattaatacagtgcgcccactccATACGCAGGcgcaccatatgcggcttcctGTTTACGTACATAACCACCAATATCAGAACTGCCATAGCAGCAACATttcacacctgaggactaatggTACAACAGCACGGTTGTGAGCTTATTGACGTGTTTTCCCCATCAATTAAAAGGAATGCCCTAATAATGCctcaaagcaacaacaaaacagaggcgACATTGTACAATAAGTATTTCCAAAGGTGCTATTCTCTAGTTTTAATAGTGGATTTAAAGTCTGTGTGATAGTCTCTCTACTTTAGAGGATGTCTGTTAACTCAAGCTGCTCGCTTACAATATGTGCAACAAGTCAAAAATGAGTAGCTTGGGAAACACAGCACACCAGGCCAGGAGGGTGGAGCTGAAAACGCTAatgtaggccccatacagacaggccaaactaaagctgcttcgggtcactttggaggcatgctggcccgttacacacgggcttaaaagtacgtgcggagcgcgtactagggttaaggcggtgcggtgcttctgcaccgccctaaccctagtgcacgctgtgcgcgcacaaaatggaggcgaccattccacacggccgccatcatcgatacgtcacggccgcgccgcctccaaacaaggccgcgcggttgtgacatattggggtcgcggcagggcgcctagggcgccctttccgtgaccccggaaggagctccgtttcggagctccttcctggtttggtccgcagGGCACaacctttagacggctgcgcccagcggaccaaaggagaaaggggccaaatggcccctttctctttctccccgcccccgcagggtgtccttggggcttgaagccccaaggacacccctttccaggctgcggggaaggggccttttgccgcttcccctcagcccggaaagcggcggatcggggcttcagcggctgccgctctggccgctgagcccccaatccggcggggaaaggtgtgcctacaggccgccccaaaggggcggtctctAACGCGccgctgtttaaattatgcatgcgtcctaagagtccggaagctgcaccaaagctgagctccagtccttaagactggatcatggctttggcacggcttctggactcttggtacacatgcatcatttaaacagcatacctccaaagtgacctgaagcagctttattttggcctgtctgtgtggggcTGTAGTTTAGTGGAAAACATGCTTTTAGACATGCACCCTAAGTTAAACTGGAGAGACAGATTTAAAGAAGGACCTGTAGTTTGATAGTGGAGTACATGGTTTTCAGTGCATGAATCAACTCTTGACATTACCCCTTAAAATTATTTCAGGTAGTAGGCCTGATCTTGGTTTGGCAGTGAACTACTGTACTGTCTTTTAGAGCAAATGGTGCTAGATTCAATAAACCACACGTCTCTATATAAAGCAATTCTATATCTCCATGTGATCTACTATGAATCAAGCTTAAGGTTATCAAGTTTTGGAACAGAGAAAGTGGATATCAATTTCCACCATCCCTACATGTAAGAGAATATAATATGCATTTGgagtttttttaattactttttcacACATTGCTTTGAATTATCTATTACTGTATTGTcataaaatataatgaatgaCATAAGTATCACTTATGATGCTCAGTGGCCCCAACAAAGGCTGAAAAGAAGCAACACAAGAAACGCATCAAATATTGTTCAAGAAAGATCTCCATCTTGTACAGAGAGTCAAGTGAAAGTCCTCTGCCATGTGTTTCCCCCAAGTATGTGAGGCTTTAGCACACGGTGACAAAAGGGTACCTGATCTGCATGGCCTTTAACATCAAAGTAGATGATAAGGTCATAATGCATACTTTCCAAAACAGCTTCTTTCAGGGTTGGTATTTTCTCTCCACGATAATCCCTCCtgtacaggggggggggggggagagaacattTCAGCAGTGAGCGTTGCAACAAGAAAATGTCCTATTCAGAAGAAGTGCAAATACTTCCATGAATCTCAATCTAAAAATATACTTCAAGTACCTTA
This genomic stretch from Sceloporus undulatus isolate JIND9_A2432 ecotype Alabama chromosome 8, SceUnd_v1.1, whole genome shotgun sequence harbors:
- the GDE1 gene encoding glycerophosphodiester phosphodiesterase 1 — its product is MFCYSEGLLAAFSALLLAALALSRSAALSCLLAGGFYLALRLFSLEPVPPQRAQLVVQPRGNPARIAHRGAGHDAPENTLAAIRQAAENGATGVEIDLEFTADGVPVLMHDSTVDRTTDGTGNLRDLTFAEIRRFNPSAKHKLWRDYRGEKIPTLKEAVLESMHYDLIIYFDVKGHADQAVTALKHLYLEYPRLYNTSVVCSFMPDVVYKMRQADRNVITALTHRPWSFSHFGDGKPRYESFWKHYLMMALDVVLDWSMHNFLWQLCGVSVFLIQKNYVSQEYVQQWSSKGIQVVAWTVNTFAEKIYYENVLQCSYITDSLVEDCDPHY